Within Caulobacter segnis, the genomic segment AAAGGTCGCGCCCACTGCCGCCGTTGGCATTCCGTCCGATTCCAGACATCCAAGCCCCACGCTTCTTTGATCCACTCCTGCGTCACGGGCAGCAAGGGGGGCTTGAGGAAGTCAGCTTGGAAATGTCCGTTGAAACCTGGATGAAGGTGTCGATACGCCTCAAGGATGGCGCTTAGCGCTCTAGGCGACTGTCGACGGCGGAGATAATGGATCGATCATTTCGTGATGGATGTTTGCAGTGAACCAACCGAGTTCCGCCGTGTGGGATGAAGAACATTTGAGATTGGGTGTGAAGGCTGCAGGTGTTGCCCTGTGGGCCTGGAACGTTGAAACCGACCGTCTGACCATGGACGAGATCGGCTACGAGCTTTGGGCCATTCCGACGAACGTCGAATCACCTTTGAGGATCTTTCAGCCCATATCCACCCGGCCGACAGGGACCGAGTTCGAGCAGCTTTCCACGCCACCCGTGGCATTATCGGTCCGTATGAAACCGACTTCCGTATCCTCGTCGGGGACGAGGTTCGTTGGATTTCCGCGCGGGGCCGCGGCGACGACGAGGGTATCGTCGGCAATGTGATGTTCGGCGTCTTTCTCGATGTGACGGGGCGCAAGCAGGCCGAAGAAGGGAACGAACTTCTGGCCGGAGAAATGAGCATCGGGTCAAGAACCTCATCACCGTGGCCAGCGCCCTGACCGCCATGACCTCGCGCTCGGCCGAGACGAAGGAGGAGATGGCGCAGGACCTCACGCAGCGCCTGGCGGCGCTCGGACGGGCGCATGATCTTGTCCGGCCCGTGCCTGGCCAGACGGAGAACGCCACGCTGCTTGGCGACCTCTCGGTGCTGCTGCGCCCCTATGACGATATCGGCGCATTCAGTGGGCGGGTTCGAGTGGGGGTGCCGAGGCTGGGGGTCGGCGCGGCCGCCGCGACCAGCTTGGCGCTGGTGCTGCACGAACTGGCCACGAACTCGGTCAAGCATGGCGCCCTGTCGACGCCGACGGGACTTCTCGACATCGGCTGTCTCGCCGAAGGCGATGACACCGTGATCGCCTGGACCGAACGCGGCGGACCTGCGGTGACCGCCCCGGCCGACGCCAAGGGCTTTGGCTCCAAGCTGCTGAACCGCGTCGTCGAAACCCAGTTCCACGGCAGGATCACCTATGACTGGCGCCAAGATGGCTTGGTGGCGCGTTTGTATCTGCCGACAGCGCGCCTGACCGCCTGACCGCTGTCAGCTGCGCCATGGGCGAGGTCGGCTCTAGCCCAGCCGAAGGGGCGACCGAGCGCATAGCGCTGGAAAGCCTTCGTCCCACGGATGGAAGCCCGAAGGGCGCCAAGACAGGTGCTCACGCGGTCGGCCTCTAGTGCGCCAGTTCCTGACATTGGCTCGCCTCCAGGAAGCTGACCTTCGACATCGGCGAATGGACCTTCGCCATTGGCTCGAACGTCACGGTTTCCCAGCTCGACCGTGTGCGCAAGGATCGTACGCCCGCCGCACAAATCTGAGGCGCCACGTGTCGGAGACACGACCCACAAGTATTACTTATTGCGTCCTTCGTAATATCACCGATGGATGCCGACATGGACACGTCCTCCTCCCCCCTGGCGCGCCTGAGCATTAGCCTGCCGGCCGAGCTGATGAGCCAGCTCGACGCCATGGTCGCCGAGCGCGGCCTGCCCAGCCGCTCGCAGATGATCGCCGAGCTGATCCGCCACGAACTGGCCGAGCACAGCGGCGAGCGGCCCGACGCGATGCTGGCCGGCACGATCACCCTGATCTATCGCGCCGAAAGCGGGCGCGTACGCCATGCCTTGGCCCAGACCCAGCTGGGCTATGTGAAAGAGGTGATCTCGGCCCAGAACGTCTTCCTCGAGGACGACCAGGCCATGGAGGTCCTGCTGGTCCAGGGGCCCGCCGAGCGCCTCCAGCAGCTGTGCGACGACCTGCGCAAGGTGCGCGGGGTCCAGCAGATCAAGCTTGTCACCACCACCGCCCTGCTGCCGCCGCTGCACTTTCACGGCGACGGGCCCGACGGAGAGTCCCTTGAGTAGCACCGCCACCCCCTACGCCGCCCAGGCCCACGCCCGCGCTCAGGCCGGGACCCGCGTCGAGGCTATGCCCACGGTGCCGGCCAGCGCCGCCATCGACCTGCCGCCGGGCGTCGCGGCCGCCGACGTGGTCTGGGACGAGACGATCGCGCCGGGCGGTTACGCCAGCCGCCAGATCGCGCGGGGCGCTCGCCTGCGCCTGACCGATCTAGCCGGCGACGCGTCGGTCTCGCTGCTGATCTTCAACGCCGAGCGCCCGATCGAGCGCCTCAACATCGCTGATACGCTGAAGGTCCAGTGGAACGGCTATCTGGGCCAAGGCCGCCTGCTATTGTCCGACATGGGCCGGGTGCTGGCCAGCATCGTCGCGGATGAGGCCGGGACGCACGACGCCTTCTGCGGCGCCTCAAACCAGGCCAGCAACGCGCGCAAGTATGGCGACGGCTTCAATCACGGGGCCCACCCCAACGCCCGCGATCGCTTCTCGCTGGGCGTCGCCAAGTTCGGCCTGGGCCGCAAGGACATCCACCCCTGCCTGAATCTCTTCAAGGAGATCCGGGTCGGCCAGGGCGGCGAGACGGTGATCGACGTCGGTCCCTACGCCCCCGGGCGCGCCCTGACCCTGCGCGCGGAGATGGACCTGATCGTGGCGCTGGCCAACTGCCCCCACGTGCTGGACCCGCGGGAGGCTTATGCCGTGACCCCGGTGCGCGCCACCGCCTGGTGCGGCCCGGTCACGCCGGCCAACGACCCGATCCGCAACGCGACGCCCGAAGGCCTACGCGCCTTCCAAAACGTCGAAGACTATTTCTCGCGCTGAGGCCCCGTCATGGCGTTCGATCCCCCGCCCCTGAACACCATCGTCCACGACGAGGTGGTCCCCGCCCGCGCGCCTTGGCTGCATGAGGTCAAGGCTGGCCAGACCCTGCGGATCATCGATCTGGAGGGCAACCAGGCCGTCGACTTCCTGGTCTACAGCGCCGCGGACGACGCCGAGCGCTATAGCGCGCAGGACACCATCGCCGCCCAGAAGAACATCTTCCTGCGCGAGGGTTCGGTGCTGCTATCCAACGAGGGGTCGCCGATGATGACGGTGACCGCGACGGCCGTGGCCTATCACGACACCATCGGCGGGGCCTGCTCGTGCGAGAGCAACACCCTGCGCTACGGCCACCACACCAAGAGCCAGCACGCCTGCGTCGAGAACTTCCTGGTCGCCAACGCCGCCCAGGGTCGCGGCAAGCGCGACATGGTCAGCAACGTCAACTGGTTCATGAACGTGCCGGTGGAGGCGGACGGCGCCTTGGGCATCGTCGACGGCATCTCCGCGCCCGGACTCTATGTCGACCTGCGCGCCGAGATGGACGTGGTCGTGGTGGTCTCCAACTGTCCGCAGATCAACAATCCCTGCAACGGCTTCGATCCGACGCCGGTGCGCATGATCATCGCCCAATAGGACCTCGCCATGTTCGACAAGGTCCTGATCGCCAATCGCGGCGCCATCGCCTGCCGCATCATCCGCACCCTGAAGGCCATGGGCGTGAAGTCGGTGGCGGTGTTCAGCGACGCCGACGCCGGCTCGCTGCATGTCTCGATGGCCGACGAAGCCGTGCGCCTGGGTCCGGCTCCGGCGGCCGAGAGCTATCTGCGCGGCGACCTCGTCTTGGCCGCCGCCAAGGCCACGGGCGCCCAGGCGATCCATCCGGGCTATGGCTTCCTCAGCGAGAACGCCGGGTTCGCGGAAGCCTGTGAGCACGCGGGCGTCGCCTTCATCGGTCCGACGGCGGACAATATCCGCGCCTTTGGCCTCAAGCACACGGCGCGCGACCTGGCCCAGGCGCACGGCGTACCCCTGGCGCCAGGCACCGACCTATTGGTCGATCCGGCGGCGGCCTTGGACGCGGCGGAACGGATCGGCTTTCCGGTGATCCTGAAGGCCACGGCCGGCGGCGGCGGCATCGGCATGCGGGTCTGCGAGAACGCGCAAGGCGTCGAGGAGGCCTTCGCGGCCGTCCAGCGCCTGGCGACCGGCAATTTCAGCGACGGCGGCGTCTTCCTGGAGCGCTACGTCCGCAAGGCCCGCCACGTCGAGGTGCAGGTGTTCGGCGACGGCGCGGGCAAGGTCGTGGCCCTGGGCGAGCGCGACTGCTCCCTGCAGCGCCGCAACCAGAAGGTCGTCGAGGAGACCCCCGCCCCCGGCCTGCCCGCCGCCACCCGCGCAGCCCTGCTGGACGCCGCCGTGCGCCTGGCCAAGGCGGCGAACTACAGGTCGGCCGGAACGGTCGAGTTCCTGTACGACGCCGGCCGCGACGACTTCTTCTTCCTGGAGGTCAACACCCGGCTGCAAGTCGAGCATGGCGTCACTGAACAGGTCACTGGCGTCGACCTCGTGGAATGGATGGTGCGCGGCGCGGCCGGCGACTTCGCCTTCCTGGACGCCCCGGTCCCCGAGGCCAAGGGCGCATCGATCCAGGTGCGCCTCTATGCTGAGGACCCGGCCCAGGACTATCGCCCCAGTTCCGGCGTGCTGACGCAGGTCGCGTTTCCAAGCGGCGTCCGCGCCGACGGCTGGGTCGTCGATGGGACCGAGGTCAGCGCCTTCTACGACCCGATGCTGGCCAAGCTGATCGTCACCGCGCCCGATCGCGAGACAGCGGTCACGGCGCTTCAAAAGGCCCTCGACGACACGCGCCTCTCCGGTATCGAGACCAATCTGGATTGGCTGCGCGCCGTGGTTCGCAGCCCGCCATTCGTCACCGGCGAGGTCTCCACCCGCGCCCTGGAGACCGTGTCCTGGACGCCCGACACCATCCAGGTGCTGAGCGGCGGCCCCGCCACCACCGTGCAGGACTGGCCGGGTCGGCAAGGCTACTGGGACGTCGGCGTGCCACCGTCCGGTCCGATGGACGCCTTCGCCTTCCGGCTGGGCAACCGCCTGCTCGGCAATGGCGAGGATGCGGCCGGGCTGGAGATCACCGCGCTCGGTCCGACCCTGAAGTTCAACCACGCCGCCACGGTGTGCCTGACCGGCGCGCGCTTCGACGCCCGCCTGGATGGCGCTCCGGTCGAACCCTACGCGCCGTTCGCGGTCGCCCCGGGCCAAGTGCTGAAAATCGGCCGCGCGATCGAGGCGGGCCTGCGGGGCTACCTGCTGTTCCGGGGCGGCCTGGATGTCCCGGCCTATCTGGGCAGCCGCTCCACCTTCACCCTGGGCGGCTTCGGCGGCCATGCGGGGCGCAACCTAACGGCCGGCGACGTGCTGCGGCTGCTTGGGCCCGTCGCGAACAGCGCGGCCCCAGCCCTCGCCGCCGAGCTCCGGCCGGCCATGACCAAGGCCTGGACCATCCGCGTCCTGCCCGGCCCGCACGGCGCGCCGGACTTTTTCACCACGGCCGACGTCGCCATGATCGGCGGCACGGACTGGAAGGTGCACTACAACTCCAACCGCACGGGCGTGCGGCTGGTCGGGCCCAAGCCCGAATGGGCGCGGCGCGACGGCGGCGAGGCCGGGTTGCACCCGTCCAACATCCACGACAACGCCTACGCCATCGGGGCCGTCGACTTCACCGGCGACATGCCGATCATCCTGGGACCGGACGGCCCGTCGCTGGGCGGCTTCGTCTGCCCGTTCGTGATCATCCAGGCTGACCTCTGGAAAGCCGGCCAGCTGGCGCCGGGCGACACGGTCCGCTTCGCCGTGGTCGACGACGCCACGGCCGCCGCTGCGCTGGACGCCCAAGAGGCGCTGATCGCCGACCTCGTGGCTTCGCCCCTGCCCGCTTCGCCGCCGGTGGACGAGCAGGCCAGCCCGATCCTGCGCGAGCTGCCGCAGGACGGTCATCGCCCCCGCGTGCTCTACCGCCGCCAAGGCGATCAGCACCTACTCGTCGAGTACGGTCCGATCGTGCTGGACCTTGAGCTGCGCCTGCGCATCCATGCCCTGCTGCTGGACCTGCAAGCCCAGGCCCCGGAAGGCGTCATCGACCTGACGCCGGGTATCCGCTCGTTGCAGGTGCACTACGACAGCCGCCGCCTGACCCAAGCCCGGCTTCTGGAGCTCCTGGTCGCCGCCGAGGACCGGCTGGGCGGCCTGGACGACTTCGAGATTCCATCTCGCGTCGTCCACCTGCCGCTGAGCTGGAAGGATCCGGCGATCTACCAGACGATCGACAAGTACATGCAGGCCGTCCGCGATGACGCGCCCTGGTGCCCGGACAACATCGAGTTCATCCGCCGGGTCAACGGCCTGGACAGCATCGACGATGTCCAGCGCATCGTCTTCGACGCCCGATATCTGGTGATGGGGCTGGGCGACGTCTATCTGGGCGCGCCGGTCGCCACGCCGGTCGATCCGCGCCACCGCCTGGTGACGACCAAGTACAACCCCGCCCGCACCTGGACCCCGCCGAACGTGGTCGGCATCGGCGGTGCCTATATGTGCATCTACGGCATGGAGGGTCCGGGCGGCTATCAGCTGTTCGGGCGCACCATTCAGGTCTGGAACACCTGGCGGCAGACCGACGCCTTCACCGACGGCAAGCCCTGGCTGCTGCGGTTCTTCGACCAGATCCGCTTCTTCCCGGTCAGCGCCGAGGAACTGACCGAGTGGCGGCGCGACTTCCCGCTGGGCCGTCGCCAGATCCGCATCGAGGAGGAGACCTTCCGCCTCTCGGACTATCGCCGGATGCTGGCCGACAACGCCGAGAGCATCGCCGCCTTCCAGGCCACGCGCCAGGCCGCCTTCGACGCCGAGCGCGCCGACTGGGAAGCCAAGGGCGAGTTCGCGCGGGTCGAGGCGCTGTCCGGCGTCGCGGATGCCGAAGAAGAAGCGGCGGCCGTCGAGGTTCCGCCAGGCGCTGACCTGGTCGAGGCGCCGCTGGGCGGCAATGTCTGGAAGGTGCTGGTCGAGCCGGGCCAAAGGGTCGAGGCCGGCGCGGTCATCGCCATCATCGAGGCCATGAAGGCCGAGTGCGACGTCAACACGCCGGTCGCGGGCGTGGTCAGCGCCGTCTACGCCCAGCCGTCGCAATCCATCGCCGCCGGCGCGCCGGTCATCGCCGTCACACCGGATCTGGAGGCCGCCGCGTGAGTTTCGAGCGCCTTTCCGTCGAGGCCATCGCCCGGTCCGTCCATGGCGGGGCCAGCGCCGTCGACGTTGCCCAGGCGGCGCTGGACGCCGTCGCTGAATACGACCTGATCCAGCCCCAGGTCTGGACCCTGCGCCTGCCGGCCGAGGCCGTCCTGGCCCAGGCCCGGGCGGTCGAGGCGCGCATCGCCGCCGGCGAGGTCCTCGCCCTAGCGGGCGTCCCGTTCGCCGTGAAGGACAATATCGATGTCGGCGACCTGCCGACCACAGCCGCTTGCCCAGCCTTCGCTTATGAGGCCGAACGATCGGCCACGGTGGTCGAGCGGCTGATCGCGGCCGGCGCGGTGCTGATCGGCAAGACCAATCTCGACCAGTTCGCCACCGGCCTGGTCGGCGCGCGCAGCCCCTACGGCGCGCCGCGCTGCGTGTTCAACCAGGCTTTCGTCAGCGGCGGCTCCAGCTCCGGCTCGGCCGTGGCGGTCGCGGCGGGCCTGGTCGCCTTTTCGCTGGGCACCGACACGGCCGGTTCGGGCCGGGTGCCGGCGGCGTTCAACCACCTGGTGGGCCTGAAACCCAGCAAGGGTCGCTGGAGCACGCGGGGCCTGGTGCCCGCCTGCCGCTCGCTGGACTGCATCAGCGTTTTCGCCGCCGACCTCGCCGGCGCGGCCCTGGTCGACGACGTCCTGGCCGCCTTCGACCCGGAGGACGACTACTCCCGCCGCGCGCCCGCGACGCCCCCTGCTCTTTCCATGGACGGCCTGCGCTTCGCGATCCCACTGCCGGACCAGCGGATCTTCTTCGGCGACGGCGAAGCCGAGGCGCTCTACGCGGCCGCGATCAAGCGGATGGAAGCGGCGGGCGGCCGCGCCGTCGAGGTCGACATCGCCCCGCTGCTGGACGCGGCCAAGCTGCTCTACAGCGGACCCTGGGTGGCCGAGCGCACCGCCGCCGTCGAGCCCCTGCTGCGCGCGACGCCCGGCGCCATCGAGCCCACCGTAAGGGCCATCGTCCAAGGCGGTCTGGCGACCACCGGCGTCGAGACGTTCCGGGGCCTTTACGCCCTGGAAGGCTATCGCCGCGCGGCCGAAGCCATTTGGGACGTCGCCGACGTCCTGTTCCTACCCACGACGCCGACCATCTATCGGCTCAAGCATCTGAAGGCCGAGCCGCTGGCGCTGAACGCCAATCTGGGCCTCTACACCAACTTCGTGAACCTGCTGGACCTGTCCGCCCTGGCGGTTCCGGCCGGCTTCCGCGCCGATGGGACGGGCTTTGGCGTGACCTTGGTCGGCCCTGCCTTCGCCGACCGCGCGCTGCTGGATTTGGCGGCCCATTATCTGGAGACCTTCCCCATGGCCAACACGCCCCCGCTGGACCTGACGCCCCACAAGCCCGGCATCAAGCTGGCCGTGGTCGGCGCGCACCTGGGCGGCATGCCCCTGCACTGGCAGCTAACCTCGCGCGAGGCCCGGCTGGTCCAGGCCACCAAGACCGCGCCAGCCTATAAGCTCTACGCCATCGCCAACTCGACCCCACCCAAGCCGGCGCTGGTCCATGTCGGGGCCGATGAAGAGGGGGGCGGATCGTCGATCCTGGTCGAGGTCTACGAGCTGGACGTCGAGGCCTTCGGCAGCTTCACCGCCGAGGTCCCCGCCCCGCTGGCGATCGGCACGGTCACCCTGGAGGATGGGACCTCGGTGAAGGGCTTCGTCGCCGAGCCTCGCGCGCTGGACGGCGCGACCGACATCACCGCCCTGGGCGGCTGGCGGGCCTATATCGCTTCGCTACAAGCCTAGCCCTTCGGCGCCGCACAACGAAAAAGCCCGCGAACTGCGTTCGCGGGCTTTTCAGCATCGTCAGGGACGAAGAGCGCCTTAAGCGGTGGCGCGTGCGGCTTTCAGGGCCGAAATCGTGTAGTAGATCAGGCTGAACATCGGACTTTCCGGGCTTCGATCCAGCGAGGACGGTTCCTCGCCATGGAGCACATGTAGTGTGACAACGTTGTCATCTCAAGCAATAATGGTGCGACGCAACATCGCACCGGCCGGTTATTTGCCCAGACCCGCTAGCGCCTCCGGCCCGACCGCCCCCGGCTTGTCGAGCGGGAAGTCGTAAACCGCCGTCGCGCCGTAGCGGTGCGGGGCCTGCGGATCGCGGCGACGCTTGTCGAACGCCAGGACCCGGGTGCCCAGCTTGAAGGCCTCCTTGATGTCGTGCGTGACCATCATGATGGTTAGGCCGTTGTCGCGCCAAAGGCCGGTGATCAGCTCGTGCATGTCGAGTCGCACCCCAGGATCAAGGGCGCCGAACGGCTCGTCCAGCAAGAGGATGCGGGGCTTCTTGATCAGGGCCTGGGCGATGGCCAGGCGCTGCTGCATGCCGCCCGACATCTTGGCCGGATAGAGGTCGCCGCTGTCGGCCAAACCCACGGCGGCCAGCATCGCGTCAGCCTCGTCCAGCGCCTTGCGGCGGCGGGCGCCCGTCAGTCGGCCCAGGAGTGGCGAGCCGGCGCAGTCCAGGCCGAACACGACGTTGTCGCGGGCCGACAGGTGCGGAAACACCGAGTACTTCTGGAACACCACGCCGCGATCGGGCCCCGGCTCGGCGCGCAGCTTGTCGCCGTCGAGGTCGATGGCGCCGCGCGTCGGCTTCTCCTGTCCGATGATCAGCCGCAGGAAGGTGCTCTTGCCTGCGCCGGACGGGCCGACGATCGAGACGAAACTGCCCGGCTTGATCGTGAGGTCCACGTTCTCGAGCACGACCTTGTCGCCGTACTCCACCCAGACATTGCGAAAGTTCAGCAGGTCGCCCATCAGCGCGCCCTCTCCGGATAGGCCCACGGATAGGCGCTTCGGCTGATCAGGCGCAGCGTTACATCCATCGCCACCGCCAGCAGCGAGATCCAGAAGACGTAGGGCAGGATGATGTCCATAGACAGGTAACGGCGGACCAGGAAGATGCGGTAACCGAGCCCCGTATCGGCGGCGATCGCCTCAGCCGAGATCAGGTAGACCCAGGCGGGGCACAGCGAGAGGCGCAGGCTGTCGATCAGGCGCGGCATGGCCTGGGGCAAGGCCACGCGCAAGGCCAGCTGCCAGGTGCTGGAGCCCAGGGTCTGGGCCTTGACCAGCTGCTCCTCCGGAATGGCCGCGACATGAGCAGCCAGATCGCGGACCATGACGGGTGTTACGCCAATGACGATCAGCGCGATCTTGGCCGTCTCGCCAAGGCCGAAGACGATGAACAGGATCGGCAGGACGGCGATGGGCGGGATCACCGCGATCGCCGCCACTAGCGGTCCCAGCTTGACCCGCAGCAGCGGCAGCAAGCCCAGCGCCAGTCCCAGCAGCAGGCTGATCGCGGTCGCCAGGAGCAGCGCGATACCAATGCGCTCGAGGCTGGCCAGGGTATCGACCACCAACGGCGCGTGGCCGGTCAGGGGATCGACCTTGGCCATAAGCTGGACGGCCTCGATCATGGCCTGCGGCGTTGGCAGCAGCTTGTCGCGCGGGTTTTCAGCGTGACGGGCCTGCGAGGCCATCAGGTACAGCAGCGCCGCCGCCAGCAGCGGGAGGGTTCCGAGCAGGACCGCGAGCCCTCCCCTCGGTCTGACGTTCAGCAGGCGCATGAGGACTAGAGCTTTCCGTCAGCCGCCATCTGCACATAGCTGGGATCGAAGCGCAGCTTGACGTTCTTCGGGTCACCCAGGGTCTTGCCGCCCGGGAAGCTGATGCCGATGTCGTCGACAGACTTCGCCCCCTGGCCGAACAGGCCCATGCTGAAGCTGAACTTGCGTACCCGATCATTGGCCGTGACCAGGTCAGGGCTGACCGTGGCGGCCAGGGCCGACTTCGGATCGGCGTAGAGGTGCGTCGTCTTCAACTGGCTTTCGAAGCTGGCCAGATCCGCGCCCGACAGTTTGGCCATCTGCTCGCGTGCGGCCTTGCCTTCTGGGGTCTGGGCCACGGTCAGGGCCATGGTCTCGTACCAAATGCCGACCAACGCCTTGCCCAGGTTCGGATTGGCTTTCAGCGCCTCGGTGCTGACCGACAGACCATCCAGGATCTCGCCCGGGATCTTGGAGCTGTCGAAGACCTCGGTGGCGCCGGGCATCTTCTTCACTTCCGACAGCTGAGGGTTCCAAGTCACCAGGGCCTTGGTGTCGGCGGCGCTGTAGGCGGCGACGATATCGGCGTCGGAGGTATTGACCGTTTTGATGTCGGCCATCTTCAGGCCCGCCGTCTCCAAGGCGCGGGCCAGCAGATAGTGCGACACCGACAGCTCTACCAGGTTGACCGGACGGCCCTTGATGTCGGCCAGCTTGGTGCCGTTCTTCAGGATGACGCCGTCATTGCCGTTGGAATAGTCGCCGATCATCAGGACCGTCGTGTCCTTGCCGGCGGCAGCCGGCACGGTCAGGGAGTCCATGTTCGTGGCGGTGACGCCGTCCAGCTTGCCGGCCGAGTATTGGTTCAGCGACTCGACGTAGTCGTTGATCTGCACCAATTGGATATTCACGCCGTACTTGTCGGCCCACTTCTTCACGATGCCCGACTGCTGGGCGTAGGCCCACGGCATCCACCCGGCATAGATGGTCCAGCCAATCTTGTACTCGGTTTTGGCCGCCTCGGCGGAAGTCGCGGGCGCGCCCTTGTCGGCGGTCTTGGGACCACACGACGCCAGGGCCAGGGCCGACACGGCCAAGGCCGCCATGAAACGCTTACGGGTGAACTCAATGGTCATGATCGGCTCCCTCGAAATTCGCTGAGGAGAGCGTTTTTCATATTACGACTTGTCGCAATCGTAATACCGCCAACGCCCTCTCGAGGCGTTTCCACCCGGCCTATTCTGCCGAAAAAGCAGGCCGCCCCCGAGCAAAGGCGCCGCATCCCGCGCCGTTCTCGCGCCGCGGACGGCCATGAGCCCGCGCCATGGTTTGCCAACATCGCCCGCACAGCCAGCCTCCGACCTCGGGATGGAGGATACGAGCATGCTGTCCAAACTGATGGCGTACGCTTGGTCTTTTCTGTGCGCGGGCCTTACGGCCCGCGGCGGGCGATACTGGCTCACCTGAGCAACCTTGCGCGGCGCTCAGTTGCCGCGATCCGCAACCAACTTTTCCAGCGTCGACATTTCTCCGCCGGCCGCTCGCTGCTCTTGATGATCCGACAGACATCAGGAAGACAGCCTTGACCTACAAACCCGACAACGCCCGACCGATGATCGTCGGCCAGCCCGTCCTCGTGGTGATCGATGTCCAGAAGGGCTCATTCATGGACTGGCCCTCTTCCGAGCGCCTGCCGATGCTGCCGGACCGCGTCGAGCGCATGCATCGCGTCCGCCCGCTAGTCGACGCGGCCCGCGCCGCCGACGTGCCGGTCGTCTTCTTCAAGGAAGTGCACCGTCCCAACATGATCGACTTCGGGCGCGAGCTGGACGGCCGCGAGGACGTGCATTGCATCGAGACCTCTCCAGGCACGGAGTTCGCGATCGAGGAGTTGGGGATCGTCGAAGGCGATTACCTCTTGGCCAAGCGCCGCTACTCCTGCTTCTACGGCACCGAGCTGGAGATCCTGCTGAAGGGCCTGAAGGCGCAGACGCTGATCCTGGTCGGCGGCTTCACCGACG encodes:
- a CDS encoding PAS domain-containing protein, whose translation is MGHSDERRITFEDLSAHIHPADRDRVRAAFHATRGIIGPYETDFRILVGDEVRWISARGRGDDEGIVGNVMFGVFLDVTGRKQAEEGNELLAGEMSIGSRTSSPWPAP
- a CDS encoding sensor histidine kinase — encoded protein: MASALTAMTSRSAETKEEMAQDLTQRLAALGRAHDLVRPVPGQTENATLLGDLSVLLRPYDDIGAFSGRVRVGVPRLGVGAAAATSLALVLHELATNSVKHGALSTPTGLLDIGCLAEGDDTVIAWTERGGPAVTAPADAKGFGSKLLNRVVETQFHGRITYDWRQDGLVARLYLPTARLTA
- a CDS encoding CopG family ribbon-helix-helix protein encodes the protein MDADMDTSSSPLARLSISLPAELMSQLDAMVAERGLPSRSQMIAELIRHELAEHSGERPDAMLAGTITLIYRAESGRVRHALAQTQLGYVKEVISAQNVFLEDDQAMEVLLVQGPAERLQQLCDDLRKVRGVQQIKLVTTTALLPPLHFHGDGPDGESLE
- a CDS encoding urea amidolyase associated protein UAAP1, whose protein sequence is MSSTATPYAAQAHARAQAGTRVEAMPTVPASAAIDLPPGVAAADVVWDETIAPGGYASRQIARGARLRLTDLAGDASVSLLIFNAERPIERLNIADTLKVQWNGYLGQGRLLLSDMGRVLASIVADEAGTHDAFCGASNQASNARKYGDGFNHGAHPNARDRFSLGVAKFGLGRKDIHPCLNLFKEIRVGQGGETVIDVGPYAPGRALTLRAEMDLIVALANCPHVLDPREAYAVTPVRATAWCGPVTPANDPIRNATPEGLRAFQNVEDYFSR
- a CDS encoding urea amidolyase associated protein UAAP2; its protein translation is MAFDPPPLNTIVHDEVVPARAPWLHEVKAGQTLRIIDLEGNQAVDFLVYSAADDAERYSAQDTIAAQKNIFLREGSVLLSNEGSPMMTVTATAVAYHDTIGGACSCESNTLRYGHHTKSQHACVENFLVANAAQGRGKRDMVSNVNWFMNVPVEADGALGIVDGISAPGLYVDLRAEMDVVVVVSNCPQINNPCNGFDPTPVRMIIAQ
- the uca gene encoding urea carboxylase, translated to MFDKVLIANRGAIACRIIRTLKAMGVKSVAVFSDADAGSLHVSMADEAVRLGPAPAAESYLRGDLVLAAAKATGAQAIHPGYGFLSENAGFAEACEHAGVAFIGPTADNIRAFGLKHTARDLAQAHGVPLAPGTDLLVDPAAALDAAERIGFPVILKATAGGGGIGMRVCENAQGVEEAFAAVQRLATGNFSDGGVFLERYVRKARHVEVQVFGDGAGKVVALGERDCSLQRRNQKVVEETPAPGLPAATRAALLDAAVRLAKAANYRSAGTVEFLYDAGRDDFFFLEVNTRLQVEHGVTEQVTGVDLVEWMVRGAAGDFAFLDAPVPEAKGASIQVRLYAEDPAQDYRPSSGVLTQVAFPSGVRADGWVVDGTEVSAFYDPMLAKLIVTAPDRETAVTALQKALDDTRLSGIETNLDWLRAVVRSPPFVTGEVSTRALETVSWTPDTIQVLSGGPATTVQDWPGRQGYWDVGVPPSGPMDAFAFRLGNRLLGNGEDAAGLEITALGPTLKFNHAATVCLTGARFDARLDGAPVEPYAPFAVAPGQVLKIGRAIEAGLRGYLLFRGGLDVPAYLGSRSTFTLGGFGGHAGRNLTAGDVLRLLGPVANSAAPALAAELRPAMTKAWTIRVLPGPHGAPDFFTTADVAMIGGTDWKVHYNSNRTGVRLVGPKPEWARRDGGEAGLHPSNIHDNAYAIGAVDFTGDMPIILGPDGPSLGGFVCPFVIIQADLWKAGQLAPGDTVRFAVVDDATAAAALDAQEALIADLVASPLPASPPVDEQASPILRELPQDGHRPRVLYRRQGDQHLLVEYGPIVLDLELRLRIHALLLDLQAQAPEGVIDLTPGIRSLQVHYDSRRLTQARLLELLVAAEDRLGGLDDFEIPSRVVHLPLSWKDPAIYQTIDKYMQAVRDDAPWCPDNIEFIRRVNGLDSIDDVQRIVFDARYLVMGLGDVYLGAPVATPVDPRHRLVTTKYNPARTWTPPNVVGIGGAYMCIYGMEGPGGYQLFGRTIQVWNTWRQTDAFTDGKPWLLRFFDQIRFFPVSAEELTEWRRDFPLGRRQIRIEEETFRLSDYRRMLADNAESIAAFQATRQAAFDAERADWEAKGEFARVEALSGVADAEEEAAAVEVPPGADLVEAPLGGNVWKVLVEPGQRVEAGAVIAIIEAMKAECDVNTPVAGVVSAVYAQPSQSIAAGAPVIAVTPDLEAAA
- the atzF gene encoding allophanate hydrolase, with the translated sequence MSFERLSVEAIARSVHGGASAVDVAQAALDAVAEYDLIQPQVWTLRLPAEAVLAQARAVEARIAAGEVLALAGVPFAVKDNIDVGDLPTTAACPAFAYEAERSATVVERLIAAGAVLIGKTNLDQFATGLVGARSPYGAPRCVFNQAFVSGGSSSGSAVAVAAGLVAFSLGTDTAGSGRVPAAFNHLVGLKPSKGRWSTRGLVPACRSLDCISVFAADLAGAALVDDVLAAFDPEDDYSRRAPATPPALSMDGLRFAIPLPDQRIFFGDGEAEALYAAAIKRMEAAGGRAVEVDIAPLLDAAKLLYSGPWVAERTAAVEPLLRATPGAIEPTVRAIVQGGLATTGVETFRGLYALEGYRRAAEAIWDVADVLFLPTTPTIYRLKHLKAEPLALNANLGLYTNFVNLLDLSALAVPAGFRADGTGFGVTLVGPAFADRALLDLAAHYLETFPMANTPPLDLTPHKPGIKLAVVGAHLGGMPLHWQLTSREARLVQATKTAPAYKLYAIANSTPPKPALVHVGADEEGGGSSILVEVYELDVEAFGSFTAEVPAPLAIGTVTLEDGTSVKGFVAEPRALDGATDITALGGWRAYIASLQA